One genomic region from Sphingobacterium multivorum encodes:
- a CDS encoding transketolase, with product MTKHSIHNLEAIVKQVRRDIVRMVHGCQSGHPGGSLGCTELLVSLYFELMQRNDHFDLNGVGEDLFFLSNGHISPVFYSVLARSGYFPIDELATFRKLNSRLQGHPTTHEGLPGIRVASGSLGQGLSVAIGAAQAKKLNKDNRFVYVLMGDGELQEGQVWEAAMYAAHNKMDNLIAIVDYNGAQIDGATNDVLSLGDLPRKWMAFGWNVIEIMRGNDIGSVISGLRKAQASTGVGLPVMVLLHTEMGNGVDFMMGSHKWHGIAPSEEQLLIALNQNAETLGDYIVS from the coding sequence ATGACGAAACATAGTATACATAATTTAGAAGCTATTGTTAAGCAAGTTAGAAGAGATATTGTCCGCATGGTACACGGTTGTCAATCGGGGCATCCTGGAGGATCGTTGGGTTGTACTGAATTGTTGGTCTCTTTGTATTTCGAGTTGATGCAGCGAAACGATCATTTTGACTTGAATGGTGTGGGGGAAGATCTGTTTTTCCTTTCCAATGGTCATATCTCTCCGGTATTTTATAGTGTGTTGGCGCGATCGGGGTATTTTCCAATCGATGAACTTGCCACTTTCAGAAAACTCAACTCACGGTTGCAGGGACATCCGACAACGCATGAAGGACTGCCAGGTATCCGGGTCGCTTCGGGATCCTTGGGACAAGGGCTTTCTGTCGCTATTGGCGCTGCTCAAGCAAAAAAACTAAATAAAGATAACCGCTTTGTTTATGTGCTGATGGGCGATGGTGAATTGCAGGAAGGGCAGGTATGGGAAGCGGCCATGTATGCCGCCCACAACAAAATGGATAATCTGATTGCTATTGTAGATTATAATGGTGCCCAGATTGATGGTGCGACCAACGATGTCCTTTCGTTGGGCGACCTACCTCGCAAATGGATGGCATTTGGCTGGAACGTTATTGAGATTATGCGTGGTAATGATATTGGTTCTGTGATTTCAGGGCTTCGAAAGGCTCAGGCTTCAACCGGAGTTGGCTTGCCAGTAATGGTGTTGCTCCATACGGAAATGGGTAATGGCGTCGATTTTATGATGGGCTCGCATAAATGGCATGGCATTGCTCCCAGCGAAGAGCAACTGCTTATAGCTTTAAACCAGAATGCAGAAACTTTGGGTGATTATATCGTCTCCTAA
- the fsa gene encoding fructose-6-phosphate aldolase yields MKFFIDTARLTEIRMAQNLGVLDGVTTNPSLMAKEGITGTTHVHAHYKAICDIVEGDVSAEVISTDYNAMIEEGLLLAALDTKIVVKVPMTEDGVKAIKYFSTKHIKTNCTLVFSAGQALLAAKAGATYVSPFVGRLDDISVDGLALIREIRTIYDNYAFETQILAASVRHSAHILGCAKIGADVMTGPLQAIFSLLKHPLTDSGLAQFLADHKRVAAQSNN; encoded by the coding sequence ATGAAATTTTTTATCGATACAGCAAGGCTCACTGAGATTCGTATGGCTCAAAATTTAGGTGTCCTAGATGGAGTGACGACCAATCCTTCGCTCATGGCCAAAGAGGGCATTACAGGAACAACTCATGTACATGCCCATTACAAAGCTATCTGTGATATTGTGGAGGGTGATGTCAGTGCTGAAGTAATTTCGACAGATTATAACGCAATGATTGAGGAGGGCTTGCTCCTGGCGGCCTTGGACACTAAGATTGTTGTTAAGGTTCCGATGACTGAAGACGGCGTTAAAGCGATCAAATATTTTAGTACGAAACATATTAAAACCAATTGTACGTTGGTATTTTCCGCAGGCCAGGCACTCTTGGCCGCGAAAGCTGGAGCTACTTATGTATCGCCTTTTGTCGGAAGGCTAGATGATATTTCTGTCGATGGATTGGCGCTGATCCGTGAAATACGGACCATTTATGATAATTATGCTTTTGAAACCCAAATTCTTGCGGCTTCGGTACGTCATAGTGCGCATATACTAGGTTGTGCCAAGATTGGTGCAGATGTCATGACGGGACCTTTGCAGGCCATCTTCTCCCTCTTAAAACATCCGCTGACGGACAGTGGGCTCGCTCAATTTTTAGCTGATCATAAACGCGTTGCTGCACAAAGTAACAATTAA
- a CDS encoding two-component regulator propeller domain-containing protein has translation MIRILLALSWMLLTLFSYGQNQPVTFQRYSSKDGLSSNTIYSIYRDSYGFLWLGTEDGLNRFDGRHYSVYRYDANKANSLMANHISALNEDKKGRIWIGTNGGGLSYYDREADRIRSYNLTPDGKWLSTAINAIDQDAKGNIWIASYGALYILDVNDLQKKMDPTYRRIVEMFAGKVTGCVFRDRHSNMWVSSENGIFRISADLKTIKRFEVLTEQEGYGNEVEVTSIVEDDKGRIWIGSMLGLKYLSPGDVQFNKFGAGVGKAVLSSPRIYTLCYNQKRDLWIGTDNGLDILNTNDFTVRTFKPDLSNVHSLSHKSIRSIFMDNSGIYWIGTFQGGLNKFDTNLSQFSLKSLDFLEGMTGDPAMVTSFAAYQSKIFLGVDGGGIWKYDRTTDRLSSVALSASLPKDLTVLALERKLDELWIGTYQQGVMRYDLTSGNLKRYTVGNRTDNLNNNDIFCLKVDFQGNTWVGTNGGGVNIIQKGSGTVKKYKREEHSDDGMELPGNFIRALAEDQGHNMWIGTYGSGLAMYDPLKKRATLYDKAKNRLPSNYILAIHADKNGNLWVGTNGNGVGLLRKGKALFETLSEKDGLVNGAIQSIIEDDRGRIWFSTNKGLSCYSPTQHTFKNYSNAVGLQDGAFMLGASLKTDDGEIYFGGQKGFNHFYPAHLKTNSNPAKVALTDLKIDNVIIQPTENGPIQQSLLTADRINLKYKQNFSISFAALNLTVPEDNNYEYRLVGFDKNWIRNGKENSAYYTNLDPGDYIFEVRASNNDGIWNKEIKSIAIHVAPPIWRTIYAYLFYVLAFVAVLLSIRHRGIQKLKQKFALEQERIQARQLIEQQKRDAETKHQLDAMKIRFLTNLSHEFRTPISLIMGPIDALVAKNKDSKLGEQLNLISRNARRLLNLVNQLLDFRKMEYHELKLQDEAGELVTFVQEVYRSFQDMALQKGIDYSFYPCQEKLYCRFDRNKVERILFNLIYNAFKFTKKGGDIAVSISSVNMVNKKLHVYLEVRDTGIGIPEQLQQSIFESFFQHDTEGKVASQGSGIGLSIAQSFVQMYHGEISVSSQPDSGSVFKFDLWLDQADPVYEGVPEPEAIALAQPAELRQCPLVLIIEDDEDFRYYLSESLKEYYQIIEATNGKDGWQKALFHHPDLVVSDVQMPYMNGMEFSQKLAQDKRTKHIPVVLLTASQVDNGLVCGLESGAVGYLTKPFDMDVLVAKVNSLLQLNQAFKEVYSKQVSIVAPEMTIKSEKDKFLQKVLKYVHDNIDNPQLSVEALSAHTSMSRASLYNKLLELTGMSPVDFIRSVKLEKAAGLLEKSDKSISEIAYETGFANPNYFTKVFKAKYQMTPSEYIQLQKSTSV, from the coding sequence ATGATACGGATTTTACTGGCATTAAGCTGGATGCTGCTGACGTTGTTTTCATACGGGCAAAACCAGCCTGTAACATTTCAACGCTATTCTTCAAAAGACGGACTTTCCTCCAATACGATCTATAGTATCTATCGCGATAGCTATGGTTTTCTTTGGCTGGGGACAGAAGATGGACTGAATCGTTTCGACGGACGTCATTACAGTGTCTATCGCTATGATGCGAATAAAGCAAACAGTTTAATGGCAAATCATATTTCAGCCTTAAATGAAGACAAAAAGGGAAGGATATGGATCGGTACAAATGGGGGTGGTTTAAGTTATTATGATCGGGAAGCTGACCGTATACGGTCGTATAATCTTACACCCGATGGTAAATGGCTCAGCACGGCGATTAACGCAATTGATCAGGATGCAAAAGGAAATATTTGGATCGCTTCTTATGGTGCTCTGTATATTTTGGATGTCAATGATCTACAAAAGAAGATGGATCCAACCTATCGACGTATTGTGGAAATGTTTGCGGGTAAAGTGACAGGATGTGTCTTTCGCGATCGACACAGCAACATGTGGGTGTCGTCAGAGAATGGAATTTTTCGTATCTCAGCAGATTTAAAGACCATCAAACGTTTTGAAGTTCTTACGGAGCAGGAAGGTTATGGGAATGAGGTTGAAGTTACTTCCATTGTTGAAGATGATAAAGGGAGAATCTGGATAGGGTCTATGCTCGGACTTAAATATTTAAGCCCGGGCGATGTTCAGTTCAATAAATTTGGGGCAGGCGTGGGGAAAGCTGTTTTGAGTAGCCCACGCATTTATACCTTGTGTTATAATCAAAAGCGGGACTTATGGATCGGAACGGACAATGGTCTTGATATACTTAATACCAATGATTTTACAGTTCGGACCTTTAAGCCTGACTTAAGTAATGTTCATAGCCTTTCTCATAAATCGATACGGTCTATATTTATGGACAACAGTGGAATCTACTGGATAGGTACATTTCAGGGGGGCTTAAATAAATTCGATACCAATTTAAGTCAGTTCAGTTTAAAAAGTCTGGATTTCCTGGAAGGTATGACTGGAGACCCAGCAATGGTGACCTCTTTTGCGGCCTATCAAAGTAAGATCTTTTTGGGAGTTGACGGTGGTGGTATTTGGAAATACGATCGAACGACTGACCGATTGTCATCCGTTGCGCTTTCTGCCAGCCTGCCTAAAGATCTTACAGTACTGGCCTTGGAAAGAAAACTCGATGAGCTTTGGATCGGAACTTATCAGCAAGGGGTGATGCGTTATGATCTCACTTCAGGGAATCTCAAAAGATACACCGTTGGTAATCGGACAGACAACTTGAATAATAATGATATTTTTTGCTTGAAAGTTGACTTTCAGGGAAATACATGGGTTGGGACAAATGGAGGCGGTGTGAATATCATCCAAAAGGGAAGTGGAACTGTCAAAAAATACAAACGGGAAGAACACTCAGACGATGGGATGGAGTTGCCAGGGAATTTTATACGTGCCCTAGCTGAAGACCAGGGTCACAACATGTGGATAGGGACGTACGGCTCGGGTCTGGCGATGTATGATCCTTTGAAAAAACGCGCTACACTTTATGATAAAGCAAAAAATAGGCTTCCTAGCAATTATATTTTAGCTATACATGCAGATAAAAACGGGAATCTATGGGTCGGAACAAACGGTAACGGGGTAGGTTTGCTACGAAAAGGGAAAGCACTATTTGAAACGCTTTCCGAGAAAGATGGGTTAGTGAATGGTGCTATCCAGAGTATTATTGAAGATGATAGAGGGCGGATTTGGTTTTCAACGAACAAAGGCTTGAGTTGTTATTCTCCAACACAGCATACGTTTAAAAATTATTCAAATGCAGTTGGATTGCAAGACGGCGCTTTTATGCTTGGGGCGTCGTTAAAAACGGATGACGGAGAAATTTACTTTGGCGGACAGAAAGGGTTTAACCATTTTTATCCCGCTCATTTAAAAACCAACAGTAATCCTGCCAAGGTCGCATTAACGGATCTAAAAATTGACAATGTGATCATTCAGCCTACCGAAAATGGTCCGATACAACAGTCTCTGTTGACTGCCGATCGCATCAACCTGAAGTATAAGCAGAATTTTTCAATTTCTTTTGCGGCATTAAACCTTACCGTGCCGGAAGACAACAATTATGAGTACCGTCTCGTCGGTTTTGACAAAAACTGGATTCGAAACGGAAAGGAAAACAGTGCTTATTATACAAATTTAGATCCTGGAGACTATATTTTTGAGGTACGCGCAAGCAATAATGATGGTATTTGGAATAAGGAAATCAAATCGATAGCCATACACGTTGCGCCACCGATTTGGCGTACAATTTATGCCTATTTATTTTATGTGCTAGCCTTTGTTGCGGTGCTGTTGTCCATCAGGCATCGTGGGATTCAAAAGTTAAAGCAAAAATTTGCGCTCGAGCAGGAACGTATCCAGGCGCGGCAGCTTATTGAGCAACAGAAAAGGGATGCAGAGACCAAACATCAATTGGATGCGATGAAAATTAGGTTTTTAACTAATTTAAGTCATGAATTCCGCACACCAATCTCTTTGATCATGGGCCCTATAGATGCATTGGTTGCTAAAAATAAAGATAGTAAGCTGGGGGAACAGCTTAATTTGATCAGCCGTAACGCGCGCCGCCTGTTGAATTTGGTCAATCAGTTACTTGATTTTCGAAAAATGGAATACCATGAACTGAAATTGCAGGATGAGGCTGGCGAGTTGGTCACTTTTGTCCAGGAAGTATATCGCTCATTTCAGGATATGGCCTTACAAAAAGGGATAGATTATTCTTTCTACCCTTGCCAGGAGAAATTATATTGCCGATTTGACCGTAACAAGGTTGAGCGTATTTTGTTTAATTTGATCTATAATGCTTTCAAATTCACGAAAAAAGGTGGGGATATCGCCGTAAGTATATCTTCGGTAAATATGGTCAATAAAAAGCTGCATGTTTACCTTGAAGTGCGGGATACTGGTATCGGAATTCCCGAGCAGTTGCAACAATCGATATTTGAGAGCTTTTTTCAGCATGATACTGAGGGTAAAGTGGCGAGCCAAGGTTCAGGAATCGGACTGTCAATTGCACAATCATTTGTTCAGATGTATCATGGCGAGATTTCGGTAAGCAGTCAACCTGACAGCGGAAGTGTCTTTAAGTTTGATCTATGGTTGGATCAAGCTGATCCAGTTTACGAAGGTGTGCCTGAACCAGAAGCGATCGCTTTGGCACAACCTGCGGAGCTTAGACAATGCCCACTTGTGTTGATTATTGAAGATGATGAAGATTTTAGGTATTACCTCAGCGAGTCTTTAAAAGAGTATTATCAGATTATCGAGGCTACCAACGGTAAGGATGGCTGGCAAAAAGCACTTTTCCATCATCCTGACCTTGTGGTGAGCGATGTACAGATGCCGTATATGAATGGTATGGAATTTTCACAGAAGCTTGCACAGGATAAGCGGACAAAACATATCCCTGTTGTTTTGCTAACGGCTTCGCAAGTCGATAATGGTCTTGTCTGTGGCCTTGAGTCTGGGGCGGTGGGTTACCTGACCAAACCCTTTGATATGGATGTACTGGTGGCGAAGGTTAACAGCCTGCTCCAGCTGAACCAAGCATTCAAGGAAGTCTATAGTAAACAGGTATCTATTGTAGCTCCCGAAATGACGATTAAGTCCGAAAAAGATAAATTTTTACAAAAAGTGCTCAAATATGTGCACGATAATATCGATAATCCACAACTTTCGGTAGAAGCGCTGAGTGCCCACACATCGATGAGCCGAGCCTCCCTATACAATAAGTTGCTGGAACTTACGGGAATGTCACCTGTAGATTTTATACGCTCGGTAAAACTAGAAAAGGCTGCAGGCTTGCTTGAAAAAAGTGATAAGTCCATTTCTGAAATTGCTTACGAGACGGGATTTGCCAATCCAAACTATTTTACAAAAGTCTTTAAAGCGAAATATCAAATGACACCAAGTGAATATATCCAATTGCAAAAAAGCACATCCGTGTAA
- a CDS encoding SusC/RagA family TonB-linked outer membrane protein: MMIICTITQVRHWKKLWGIAKPFTLLLFLLYMGQATLYAQAKRQIRGIVVDSNHKKVSGASIRVKGTSLATATDDNGVFTIQVPADINLLTISKLGYGQLEVDIHNKNTVEVQLTDKSIEIEETVVVGYGRQKKETVVGAIAQTSGKILERAGGVSSVGAALTGNVPGVITTASTGMPGEEDPRIVIRGRSTWNNTDPLVMVDGVERPLSAVDISSIETISVLKDASATAVYGVRGANGVILITTKRGKEGQMLIRGTVNNIVKTVSQLPGKMDSYDALMLRNKVIEYELGINPASWADYSPQDIINKYRFPADQTERERYVNTDWAKELFKSQAFSQNSSVNIAGGTPFVKYFANADYLYEGDMFRQFENARGYKAGYGFNRLNVRSNLDFQLTPTTKFSTNLAGSRGVRKSPFGGGNNYSYWIAAYTVAPDVIYPRYSDGTWGFNAPNPNAGINSARVLAISGTEYTTTSRITSDFTLEQDLKFLAKGLNIRGTLSLDNTFVEANRGINDANNNTQSKWIDPKTGLPTYQIPFDGTNRFDFVEGIDWTTGAGFVDDRATYRRLFYQLQLNYATTIAQHHNISAMGLVNRNQYGRGSTVPSYREDWVFRTTYNYKNRYMLEYNGAYTGSEKFAPENRFAFFNSGGIGWLVSEEEFMKPLSFLNTLKLRGSYGDIGDDSGGGQFLYLTQWAYGGTSGMGVDGRFSYSDGNTSPYIWYKENVLGNPNIRWEKVKKLNFGVDFGLFNGQISGKVDFFKDHRTNVLITGGGRSIPSYFGVEAPTANLGEVENKGYEVELKFNKQLNPDWRIWADVNFTHAKDKVINADAPELLPEYQKPDNKQVSQTYSYVSSGYYNTWDELYGSTIHESNDLAKLPGNYHILDYNGDGIIDAKDNIPYAFPSVPQNTYNCTIGFDWKNFSVMTQWYAVNNVTRQVVFNSFSGQLNLAYDEGSYWSKDNINADVPLPRWLSQSSSYAPGNRYMFDGSYIRLKTAEIAYNFNRESGVIKRLGLQNLRLFLNGNNLVFWSKMPDDRESNYAGTGWASQGAYPTVKRFNLGANITF, translated from the coding sequence ATGATGATTATATGTACAATCACACAAGTAAGGCATTGGAAAAAGCTATGGGGCATAGCTAAACCGTTCACTTTACTGCTGTTCCTACTTTACATGGGACAAGCGACACTCTACGCCCAAGCCAAAAGGCAGATAAGGGGTATTGTCGTCGATAGTAACCATAAAAAGGTGAGCGGCGCGTCCATCAGGGTAAAGGGCACCTCACTAGCCACGGCTACCGATGACAATGGAGTTTTCACGATCCAAGTCCCTGCCGATATTAATTTATTGACCATCTCCAAACTAGGATATGGTCAACTCGAAGTGGATATCCACAATAAGAACACGGTGGAAGTACAGTTAACCGATAAGTCTATCGAAATCGAGGAAACCGTTGTTGTCGGTTACGGTCGTCAGAAAAAAGAAACCGTTGTTGGCGCCATTGCGCAAACTTCCGGTAAAATACTCGAGCGCGCAGGTGGTGTTTCTAGTGTAGGAGCGGCATTGACCGGTAATGTGCCCGGTGTCATTACCACGGCAAGTACCGGTATGCCGGGGGAAGAAGACCCCCGTATTGTGATCCGCGGACGCAGTACCTGGAATAATACCGACCCATTAGTCATGGTCGATGGGGTGGAACGACCATTATCCGCTGTTGATATCAGTTCCATCGAAACTATTTCCGTGCTCAAAGACGCATCAGCAACCGCCGTGTATGGTGTCAGAGGAGCCAACGGCGTTATTTTAATCACCACCAAGCGAGGGAAAGAAGGGCAAATGCTGATCCGCGGTACCGTAAACAACATTGTTAAGACCGTCTCCCAGCTTCCGGGCAAAATGGATTCATATGATGCATTGATGCTGCGCAATAAAGTGATTGAGTATGAATTAGGCATTAACCCTGCCAGTTGGGCCGATTATTCACCACAGGATATTATCAATAAATACCGTTTCCCGGCCGACCAAACGGAACGGGAGCGCTATGTAAATACCGATTGGGCAAAAGAACTCTTTAAAAGCCAAGCATTTTCGCAAAATAGCAGTGTTAATATTGCCGGCGGTACACCATTTGTCAAATACTTTGCCAATGCAGATTATCTCTACGAAGGTGATATGTTCCGCCAGTTTGAAAACGCCAGAGGGTATAAAGCAGGCTATGGATTTAACCGGCTCAACGTGCGTTCGAATCTGGATTTCCAGCTTACGCCAACAACAAAATTTTCAACGAATCTTGCGGGCTCCCGCGGTGTCCGAAAAAGTCCGTTTGGTGGCGGCAATAATTATTCCTATTGGATTGCAGCCTACACTGTGGCGCCGGATGTTATTTATCCACGTTATTCCGATGGCACCTGGGGATTTAATGCGCCAAACCCGAATGCCGGAATAAACTCCGCGCGTGTACTGGCCATCAGTGGAACGGAATATACAACTACAAGTCGCATTACAAGCGATTTCACACTGGAACAGGATCTTAAGTTCTTAGCAAAAGGGCTCAATATACGGGGAACGCTCTCGCTGGATAACACTTTTGTTGAAGCCAATCGTGGTATCAACGACGCGAATAATAACACGCAGAGCAAGTGGATAGATCCCAAAACTGGACTTCCAACCTACCAGATCCCTTTCGATGGCACCAATAGATTTGATTTTGTGGAGGGTATTGACTGGACAACAGGAGCAGGATTTGTCGACGACAGAGCCACTTACAGAAGATTATTTTATCAGCTACAATTAAATTATGCAACAACCATTGCTCAACACCACAATATTTCGGCAATGGGACTTGTCAACCGAAATCAATACGGTAGGGGGAGCACCGTTCCCTCCTATCGCGAAGACTGGGTATTCCGCACGACCTACAACTATAAAAACAGATATATGCTGGAGTATAACGGCGCATACACAGGATCGGAGAAATTTGCCCCCGAAAACAGATTTGCCTTTTTTAATTCAGGTGGTATTGGCTGGTTAGTTTCGGAAGAAGAGTTTATGAAGCCATTATCCTTTTTGAACACCTTAAAGCTGCGTGGCTCTTATGGGGATATTGGCGACGATAGTGGTGGTGGACAGTTTCTTTATTTAACGCAATGGGCTTATGGCGGTACTTCAGGAATGGGGGTAGACGGCCGGTTTTCCTACTCGGATGGAAATACCAGTCCTTACATCTGGTATAAAGAAAATGTGCTTGGAAACCCCAATATCCGTTGGGAAAAAGTGAAGAAATTAAACTTCGGCGTAGATTTCGGACTGTTCAATGGACAGATTTCCGGAAAGGTAGACTTCTTCAAAGATCATCGGACGAATGTGCTTATCACAGGTGGCGGTCGGTCTATTCCATCCTATTTTGGAGTCGAGGCTCCAACGGCCAACCTTGGAGAGGTAGAAAATAAAGGTTATGAGGTCGAACTGAAATTCAATAAACAACTTAACCCCGATTGGCGGATATGGGCCGATGTCAATTTTACTCATGCCAAGGATAAAGTCATTAATGCCGATGCACCTGAGTTGCTACCCGAATATCAAAAACCGGATAACAAACAGGTGAGTCAAACCTATTCCTATGTTAGCTCCGGATATTATAATACCTGGGATGAACTGTATGGCAGCACCATACATGAAAGCAATGACCTTGCTAAGCTTCCCGGCAATTACCACATCCTGGACTATAACGGCGATGGTATTATCGATGCCAAAGACAATATTCCTTATGCCTTTCCCTCCGTTCCACAAAACACCTACAATTGTACGATTGGGTTTGACTGGAAGAATTTCAGTGTCATGACACAATGGTATGCCGTCAACAATGTGACGCGTCAGGTTGTCTTCAATAGTTTCTCGGGACAGCTAAATTTGGCCTACGATGAGGGTTCCTATTGGTCAAAGGACAATATCAATGCGGATGTACCACTCCCCCGATGGTTATCCCAGTCAAGCAGCTACGCCCCTGGCAACAGATATATGTTTGACGGTTCATACATTCGGTTGAAGACAGCAGAAATTGCTTACAATTTTAATCGCGAATCCGGCGTAATCAAACGCCTGGGCCTTCAAAATCTCCGTCTATTCCTGAATGGCAACAACCTGGTCTTCTGGTCGAAAATGCCGGATGACCGAGAATCCAATTACGCCGGTACCGGTTGGGCTTCTCAAGGAGCCTATCCTACGGTAAAGCGTTTCAATTTAGGTGCAAACATTACTTTTTAA
- a CDS encoding RagB/SusD family nutrient uptake outer membrane protein — translation MKKYFKVIFITGVLWSTASLLSCNKYLDKEEQSNVSSKEAFKNFINFQGYTEELYNCVVNFSNNYWTNSWNWGEDEITSTANNFHYVNKIDQGNFWGWQREFDGWGAGWMDQGDFTTRNDDVFANRAFRDLWSASWFGLRKISLGLENIDKLTEATQEERNLIKGQLLFFRGWFHHRLMEYFGGMPYINYVLPSDEKLRLPRLSYQACADLAAADFREAANLLPIDWDNTTAGKRTLGKNQLRINKIMALAYLGKNYLWAGSPLMNFQSTGSKTYQADYCKKAAQAFGELLSLVESGQTNYALVPLANIHLNFYTTGQNWAMPGSTEAIFRGPYIDAWVSNWGTSKQYIPLEVGDGDLKFNPTANYVDYYGMKSGLPIKDITQSDAESGYNAEYPWKDRDPRFYKDIIFDGTKVIQGNMSASEEKNRYANLFTGGSYRDTRTGSQTGYVLRKFIPLTSNKYDQAYSYGTNLHIYVPYMRLADVYLMYAESALMASNSATGKADNYGKTAVDAINIVRDRAGVGHVDSKFLSSAAALLPELRRERAVELAFEGHRFNDLRRWLLLTEAPYTLKKAVSFDRAGMFNNQDPSQNRVVNIQENVILERKFTSKHYWLPLKVRDVNMYPEFYQNPGW, via the coding sequence ATGAAAAAATATTTTAAGGTAATCTTTATAACGGGTGTACTGTGGTCCACTGCCTCACTACTATCCTGCAATAAATATCTAGACAAAGAGGAACAGTCGAATGTATCATCCAAAGAAGCATTTAAAAACTTTATCAACTTTCAGGGTTATACTGAAGAACTGTACAACTGTGTAGTCAATTTCAGCAACAACTACTGGACCAACTCCTGGAACTGGGGTGAAGATGAAATAACTTCCACAGCGAACAACTTTCATTACGTAAACAAGATCGATCAAGGCAATTTTTGGGGTTGGCAAAGGGAATTCGACGGTTGGGGTGCCGGTTGGATGGATCAGGGTGATTTTACCACCAGAAACGACGATGTATTTGCCAATCGTGCCTTCCGAGATCTATGGAGTGCCTCCTGGTTTGGCCTTCGTAAAATAAGCCTTGGCCTAGAGAATATCGATAAACTGACCGAAGCGACGCAGGAGGAAAGAAACCTGATCAAAGGGCAATTGTTATTTTTCAGGGGTTGGTTTCACCACCGGTTGATGGAATACTTTGGCGGTATGCCGTACATCAATTATGTACTCCCAAGTGACGAAAAGCTCCGGTTGCCAAGACTTAGCTACCAGGCCTGTGCAGACCTAGCTGCAGCCGATTTTAGAGAAGCGGCCAACCTCTTGCCGATCGACTGGGACAATACAACCGCAGGAAAGCGTACACTCGGTAAAAACCAGTTGCGCATCAATAAAATCATGGCACTGGCCTATCTTGGCAAAAACTACCTTTGGGCAGGAAGTCCACTGATGAATTTTCAGTCCACCGGAAGTAAAACCTATCAGGCTGATTACTGCAAAAAAGCTGCCCAAGCCTTTGGCGAATTGCTGTCCCTTGTGGAGAGCGGCCAAACAAATTATGCACTGGTACCCCTGGCCAATATTCATTTAAACTTTTACACCACGGGACAAAACTGGGCCATGCCAGGTAGTACAGAGGCCATATTCAGAGGCCCTTATATTGACGCTTGGGTGTCTAACTGGGGAACAAGCAAACAATATATTCCACTGGAGGTTGGAGATGGCGACCTTAAGTTTAACCCAACGGCAAATTATGTCGATTACTATGGCATGAAAAGCGGCTTACCGATCAAGGACATTACCCAGTCCGATGCGGAGTCGGGATACAATGCCGAATACCCCTGGAAAGATCGCGACCCACGCTTTTATAAGGACATTATTTTTGACGGCACAAAAGTCATACAGGGAAATATGTCGGCATCAGAAGAAAAAAACCGCTATGCCAATCTATTCACAGGTGGCAGCTATCGGGATACCCGTACCGGAAGTCAGACGGGCTACGTCTTACGCAAATTTATCCCTTTAACATCCAATAAATATGATCAAGCCTACAGTTACGGTACCAATCTTCATATTTACGTCCCTTACATGCGTCTTGCTGATGTCTATCTGATGTATGCCGAGTCTGCCCTAATGGCTTCCAATTCGGCTACGGGCAAAGCAGACAATTACGGTAAAACAGCTGTCGATGCCATCAATATCGTACGCGATCGCGCCGGTGTGGGCCATGTAGACAGCAAATTTCTCAGCTCCGCGGCCGCCCTGCTTCCCGAGCTACGTCGCGAACGTGCTGTGGAACTTGCCTTCGAAGGTCACCGTTTTAATGATCTGCGCCGTTGGTTGTTATTGACCGAAGCGCCTTACACCTTAAAGAAAGCAGTTTCGTTTGATCGAGCAGGTATGTTTAACAACCAAGATCCGTCTCAAAATCGCGTAGTCAATATTCAAGAGAACGTTATTCTGGAACGCAAATTTACGAGCAAGCATTATTGGCTGCCACTAAAGGTCAGAGATGTCAATATGTATCCCGAGTTCTATCAGAACCCAGGCTGGTAA